The DNA window GCGGTCTCGGCGCTCTGGGCAAGTTCGATGCGGCGCGGGTTGCTCGCGTTGCTGGGTGTGATCGGTCTGGTCTGTCTGCTGGCGGCCGTTTCGGTCCTGGGGCTCGCGATGGGCTCGGTGCGGATTCCGGTCGCCGGGGCGGTCGTTTCCGTGATCGCGGCCGGGGTGGCGGCGCAGAGCTATCATCTGATCCGCGAGCGGCTTGAGAAACGTCGTCTCCGGCACCAGTTCCGGCGATTTGTTTCCAGAGACGTGGCGGATCGATTGGTCGACGATCCGGAAGAATGGCAGCGCGTCGCCGCCGGCGGCATGCGGCGGGTGGTGGTGCTCTTCTCGGACGTGCGCGGATTCACCGAACGCTCGGAGCGTTCCGATCCGGCTTCGTTGGTTCGGCAGTTGAACGAGTACCTGACGGCGATGGTCGGCGTCGTGTTCCGGAACGGAGGAACGCTCGACAAGTTCATCGGCGACGCCGTGATGGCACACTGGGGAGCTCTTGAGTCGGGCGATACCGCGACCTTCGCGAGGGCGGCGCTGAAGACTGCCCGCGAAATGGAGGGCGAGTTGGAGCGATTGAATCGCGAATGGGAAACGGCCGGTCTCGAACCGCTCAAGATCGGGATTGGCATGCACGTGGGCGAGGTGATCGCGGGCGAGCTTGGGTCACCGGAACGTATCGAGTTCGGCGTCATCGGTGATGCGGTGAACCTGGCCTCCCGGTTCGAGGGGCTGACCAAACACGTGGGTGCGACCGTGGTCTACTCGGCGGAGCTCCGTGAGACCGCCGGTGAGGAGGGAGGAATCCCGCTGGGTCTCGTCCGCGTGAAAGGCCGACGCGAGGCGCTCGAGTTGTTTGCCGAAGGCGACGCTTCGAATATCTCCCGGTCGCTCGAAGCGATGGCACCGGGTGAAGACGGCGTGCGGACGCTGGACGAGAAGTGAACGCTCGGGCCGATCAGGGGGTCCACGCGATCCACGGACAATTCGTCGTGATCATCACCGCGTAAGCGATCTTGCAGGCGACGTGCAGGAACTGGTCGGTCTTGAAACCGGTCCAGCCTTCGCACTTGGCGAAGTCAATGACCCAATGGAGCACAAACTCGAGAAGGCCGAGTGCGACCGATCCCGTGATGAGCCATACAGCGCCGGCGTGGATGAGCGAATGGGCGCCGAGCGCGTAGATCCAGATGCCTTTCGGCGCCGGGCTTTCTCCGAAGAATTTGCTGAGTTCGGCGTGGCGGTTCTTCGCCACCGCGAGGAACTCACCCTGCAGGGCGAAGTCGGCGACCGCATGGCCGATCAGCAGCGCGAAAAAGGCAACGACGAATCCTGATGACGCATCGACTGCGGCAACGATGGAGAGTGGATCCATCGTCAGGACCAGAAGCTTTGGAAGGCGGCCTCGGCTTCGCGGGTCGCGAGTTTTTCGTTCATCCGGCGGAGGCGCTTGCTCATTTCCGCAAGGATGCCGGTCAGCAGTCGCGCCGCGGCTTCGGGATAGGCCGAAGTGAATTGTTCGAGGTCGTCACGGTTGGCTTTCCACACTTGGGAAAACTCCTTGGCGGTTACGGAGGCCGAGGCGGTCGACGGGTCGAAAAGGTTCACCTCGCCGAGTGTTTCGCCGCCGCAGACGCGGGCCACGAGCGTGCGCTTTTCCTTGGTGTCGGTGTGGACGTGCAGGGTTCCGGAAATGATGAAGTAGAGGGAGTCCTGTTCCTTGCCCTCCGTGATGAGGAGTTGCTCCGGGTGGACGGGCAGGAACTCACCATAGTCGCCGAGCAGTCGGCGGTCGTCTTCATCGAGGCCGGACATGATGCCGGTCGCTGGGATTTCCGGGCGGTCGAAGGATTCGCTCATGATGCCCGGACCATGAATGGACCTCCGGATGGCGGAAAGCCAAAAGCGGGCCAGTTCAGGCGGGTGCTCCGGCCTTGCCTCGGAAGTAGTCGAGGGTGTCCGCGAGGGCGTCCTCCAGGTCGTGGCGGGGCTGCCATCCGGCGCCCAGCAGACGGTCCGCGCTGGCGCGGGAGTGACGGACGTCACCCGGGCGCTCGGGCGCGTGAACGACCTTCGATGCCGATCCCGCCGCCTCGATGATCTTCGAGGCGAGGTCGTTGATCGTGATCTGCCCGCCGTAGCCGGCGTTGAAGACTCCGGTGACGCCGGGTGTCTCGGCGGCGAAGGAAAGGGCGCCGACGATGTCCTTCACAAAGATGAAGTCACGTGTCTGGCCACCGTCGCCGAACACGGTGATGTCTTCACCGGCCAGTGCCTTCTCGATGAAGATCGGGACCGCGGCGGCGTAGGCGCCTTGCGGGTCCTGCCTCGGACCGAACACGTTGAAGAAACGGATCGCGGCGGCTTCGAG is part of the Haloferula helveola genome and encodes:
- a CDS encoding DUF3307 domain-containing protein; amino-acid sequence: MDPLSIVAAVDASSGFVVAFFALLIGHAVADFALQGEFLAVAKNRHAELSKFFGESPAPKGIWIYALGAHSLIHAGAVWLITGSVALGLLEFVLHWVIDFAKCEGWTGFKTDQFLHVACKIAYAVMITTNCPWIAWTP
- a CDS encoding cyclic nucleotide-binding domain-containing protein, translated to MSESFDRPEIPATGIMSGLDEDDRRLLGDYGEFLPVHPEQLLITEGKEQDSLYFIISGTLHVHTDTKEKRTLVARVCGGETLGEVNLFDPSTASASVTAKEFSQVWKANRDDLEQFTSAYPEAAARLLTGILAEMSKRLRRMNEKLATREAEAAFQSFWS